A window of Candidatus Micrarchaeia archaeon genomic DNA:
TCCTTTTCGATGGAGGGCTCTCATTCAACATATTCAACGTGTTCAGGACGCTTACGAAATCAACGCTCTTCACCTTCCTTGCGTTCCTTCTCAGCATGGTTTTCACTCTTATCCTAGCTCCACTTCTCAAACTTAGCGTAATGGATGCGCTGATGGTCGGCGCGGTCCTCGGCGGAACCTCATCCGCAATCGTGATCGCGATGGCTGAAAAAACCGGTGCGAGCGATGAAACCAAGTCTCTGCTCACCATAGAATCCACCCTCACCGACACGCTCGTCATAATCGTGGTTTTCATCCTGGTGCAGGCTGCAAAGACGCTGGATTTCAGTTTAGGTGATTTCGCCAATTCCCTGCTAAGCTCCTTCGCCATCTCCATACTTTTCGGCATAGCCGGCGCTTTCGCGTGGAATTTCATACTCCAGAAAATCCCAAAGCATACGCTGGACTACATGCTCACCGTGGCCGCGCTCTTCATCACCTATTCGCTTACTGAGGCGGTAAAGGCCAACGGTGCGCTCGCGGTCTTTGTTTTCGGCCTGGTGTTCGGGAACCTCAAGAACATGCCGCCCTCCTTCTTCTCCATTTCCAAATACAAGATGGACGAGAAGATAAAGGACTTCCAGAGCGAGGTGACCTTCTTCACGCGCACCTTCTTCTTTGCGTACATAGGAATGCTGTTTCCGCTGGGCAGCGTGACTTTCGGAACGATAGCAGTAAGCGTCCTCCTGGTGTGCTTGTTCATAATCGCCCGCTACATCGCGGACCGGCTGGTCCTGAAGGACGATGAAAAGTACGAGCGCGGCCTGATAATACCGATGCTTCCGCGCGGCCTTGCCGCCGCAGTCGTGGTCGGAGTGATAATAAGCAACGGAATATCTATCCCGCACCTGCAGGAAATAGTGTTCAGCGTGATATTCCTCACCAATATAATCGCAACCTTTGCGGTCTATGCTTACCAAAACGGCGCAAAGCACAAGCCGGACGTTTTACCGAAAAGCGCAGGTGAAGATGAAACCGGGGCAGCTGAGGAAGAACCGCAGAAGGAGAAAACCAAGAATGCGCATTCCACCAAAAACGCCTGATTTTCCACAACCGTGGAAGCGCATTACGGCGATGGTGTGAAACTGCCAAATTATTAAAAGTCCCGGAGAAAACCGTTTTATGGGCGAACCGGGGAAGATTAGAAGGACAATGCGCGATTCCATAGTCGAAGGGAGTTTCGCGAACATCATGGAATATGCCGGCAGGGCGTTCCTCCTGCCCATGGGAGTTGCGTTGGGCGCGACAATTTCCCAGCTGAGCGTGCTCACCTCGTTGCCCTACCTCCTCACCGGCCTGGGTG
This region includes:
- a CDS encoding cation:proton antiporter, whose protein sequence is MFEAFFIIGLTIIVGYAALYIADRYKISQVLILMLFGFILGPALGIVETGEGSLIRSIYPFMAVLALIILLFDGGLSFNIFNVFRTLTKSTLFTFLAFLLSMVFTLILAPLLKLSVMDALMVGAVLGGTSSAIVIAMAEKTGASDETKSLLTIESTLTDTLVIIVVFILVQAAKTLDFSLGDFANSLLSSFAISILFGIAGAFAWNFILQKIPKHTLDYMLTVAALFITYSLTEAVKANGALAVFVFGLVFGNLKNMPPSFFSISKYKMDEKIKDFQSEVTFFTRTFFFAYIGMLFPLGSVTFGTIAVSVLLVCLFIIARYIADRLVLKDDEKYERGLIIPMLPRGLAAAVVVGVIISNGISIPHLQEIVFSVIFLTNIIATFAVYAYQNGAKHKPDVLPKSAGEDETGAAEEEPQKEKTKNAHSTKNA